The following proteins come from a genomic window of Astatotilapia calliptera chromosome 11, fAstCal1.2, whole genome shotgun sequence:
- the LOC113032759 gene encoding retinol-binding protein 1-like isoform X2, translating into MCRDVVTPSPESYDVTRRAPAYWKYVNVALRKIVCMLKPTKEIIHDPETGAMKINTITTFKNFSMDFNIGKEFTEDLRIVDGRTCQTTVDWDGDKLVCVQRGEKEGRGWTHWLEGDKLHLEMRVQGVAAKQVFKKAE; encoded by the exons ATGTGTAGGGATGTCGTAACCCCTTCCCCCGAATCCTACGACGTCACCAGACGTGCACCAGCTTACTGGAAAT ATGTTAATGTTGCTTTGAGGAAGATCGTGTGTATGTTGAAGCCCACTAAAGAGATCATCCATGACCCAGAGACAGGAGCCATGAAAATCAACACAATCACTACCTTCAAGAATTTCAGCATGGATTTTAATATTGGAAAAGAATTTACTGAGGACCTGAGGATAGTGGATGGCCGTACCTGTcag ACTACAGTAGATTGGGACGGAGACAAGCTGGTTTGTGTACAGCGAGGCGAGAAAGAGGGACGAGGCTGGACGCACTGGCTGGAGGGCGACAAGCTGCATTTG GAAATGAGAGTTCAAGGCGTCGCAGCAAAGCAAGTCTTCAAGAAGGCTGAATGA
- the LOC113031905 gene encoding meiotic recombination protein REC8 homolog isoform X2, which produces MFYYPTVLKRHTGCFSTIWLAATKGIKVPRRDFLKINVRSTCDDIINYVLERVAPPCPGLPRPRFSLYLSSQLQYGVVVVYHRQCAILLEELQSIVGQLVKQRTSQKIDMDDHSRPSLVLPDVLTLLEETDGAPDPLFGVMQLQDAMPSPSTLIQMSWEYLREASPEHPELISPAAALENGITVSPEAITLREAEPVGIPVTEFEGAELVDDHPDTIDFLLAQTDHFPEGDLEIPGEKVAAGEQEKEVEREEREGDLEKHGAKELTGSTLELQPTTLSSEEAILLPQEEPGLPAEKPPSDQLTPVSVPGLPAPPSAAKERERRLRSLELEDVASPEKKKRRRRQLIFFDPVTQLSQDDVQRQIDDSLTETRRPLLAPLSFQRILPAADLFNKPCTFLPEEVQFLWRQSATVTPLSGSDLQVGERGPESTDSEREREREMLEVPEREVLREMAESEMLDISAQGALPLEGSDQREVSREISPLYLSEGSTLSRSISTLRDIPEVSDELPGRVAAESPRLLPELAEGEVEPLLFQSLLPPEVNRKTVSNVFQRLLASLSARKLRVEQDEPYGDIFIFRGSNYEEIHLPL; this is translated from the exons ATGTTTTACTATCCCACAGTTTTAAAGCGTCACACAGGATGCTTTTCTACCATCTG GCTGGCAGCTACGAAAGGCATCAAGGTTCCCCGCCGGGATTTCCTGAAAATCAACGTTAGAAGCACCTG CGACGACATCATAAACTACGTGCTGGAGCGGGTCGCACCACCTTGTCCAGGTCTGCCCCGACCCCGATTCTCCCTCTACCTGTCCTCCCAACTTCAGTATGGTGTCGTTGTGGTCTACCACCGGCAGTGTGCTATTCTTCTGG AGGAACTTCAGTCCATTGTGGGACAGCTGGTCAAACAGAGAACCTCACAGAAAATTGATATGGATGACCACAGCAG ACCATCTCTGGTCCTGCCAGATGTCCTGACTCTGCTGGAGGAGACAGACGGAGCTCCTGACCCTTTATTTGGAGTGATGCAGCTGCAGGATGCCATGCCCAGCCCCAGTACACTAATACAG ATGAGTTGGGAGTATCTGAGAGAAGCTTCTCCTGAGCATCCTGAACTGATCAGTCCAGCTGCTGCACTGGAAAACG GTATAACCGTGTCTCCAGAGGCCATCACTCTGAGAGAGGCGGAGCCTGTTGGTATCCCCGTTACAGAG TTTGAGGGTGCAGAGCTGGTTGATGACCATCCAGATACTATTGACTTCCTGCTGGCACAAACAGATCACTTTCCAGAAG GAGATTTGGAGATACCGGGAGAAAAGGTGGCAGCAGGGGAACAAGAAAAAGAGGTGGAACGGGAGGAACGAGAGGGCGACCTGGAGAAACACGGAGCAAAGGAGCTCACAGGATCCACTCTAGA GTTGCAGCCCACTACTCTTTCCAGTGAGGAGGCTATTTTGTTGCCTCAGGAAGAGCCAGGCCTGCCCGCAGAGAAGCCCCCCTCAGACCAGCTCACTCCCGTCTCTGTGCCCGGCCTGCCTGCTCCGCCCTCTGCAGCAAAGGAACGTGAAAGGCGTCTAAGAAGTCTGGAGTTGGAG GATGTGGCTtcaccagagaagaagaagaggagaaggaggcaGCTGATCTTCTTTGACCCGGTGACGCAGCTCTCCCAGGACGATGTGCAGCGACAGATCGACGACTCTTTGACCGAGACGAGGCGACCACTCCTCGCCCCGCTTTCCTTTCAAAGGATCCTTCCTGCTGCTGATCTCTTCAACAAGCCCTGCACCT TCTTGCCTGAAGAGGTTCAGTTTCTATGGAGACAGAGTGCAACCGTCACACCCCTCTCGGGCTCGGACCTGCAAGTTGGGGAGCGAGGCCCCGAATCCACTGATtctgaaagggagagagagcgtgAGATGCTCGAGGTTCCCGAAAGAGAG GTCCTCAGAGAAATGGCAGAATCAGAGATGCTTGATATTTCAG CCCAGGGTGCACTGCCACTGGAGGGCAGTGACCAGAGAGAGGTGTCTCGAGAGATCTCCCCCTTATATCTATCCGAAGG GTCCACTCTCTCCAGGTCTATTTCTACACTGAGGGACATCCCAGAGGTGTCGGACGAGTTGCCTGGGAGAGTAGCCGCGGAGTCACCTCG GTTGCTGCCAGAATTGGCCGAAGGTGAAGTAGAGCCTCTGCTTTTTCAGTCCCTCTTGCCGCCCGAGGTCAACCGCAAAACTGTCAGCAATGTTTTTCAGCGGCTTCTGG CATCTTTATCTGCCAGGAAGCTGCGTGTGGAGCAGGATGAGCCTTATGGTGACATCTTCATATTTCGTGGCTCCAACTATGAAGAAATACATCTGCCTTTGTAA
- the LOC113032452 gene encoding complexin-4-like encodes MESVVRLKNSLSMPIRKLTSCVSEVKGKKLCAKRRNKRGRGSGSRGGCVKLGKTSPPRAAYPKDLSIICSYQTELEKERKLREATKAQKNAERAAMRAHFRRKYQLPENTKDTNQRRSVGGKVSLPHELSTIIHPETKTKNDGFNLLSAFQGLSFSTAVLTGRKRSGTPTPAPANGGSCKIM; translated from the exons ATGGAGTCTGTGGTGAGATTAAAAAATTCCCTGAGCATGCCCATCAGGAAGCTGACCAGCTGTGTGTCGGAGGTGAAGGGGAAGAAGCTGTGTGCCAAACGTAGGAAcaagagagggagaggcagCGGGAGTCGAGGAGGATGTGTCAAGTTGGGCAAAACGTCTCCCCCCCGAGCTGCATATCCCAAAGATCTGTCTATCATTTGCTCGTACCAGACAGAGCTGGAGAAGGAGAG AAAGCTGCGGGAAGCCACCAAGGCCCAGAAGAATGCAGAGAGAGCAGCGATGAGAGCTCATTTCAGGAGAAAATATCAGCTGCCTGAG AACACGAAGGACACAAACCAGCGGAGGTCAGTCGGAGGCAAAGTGTCGCTCCCCCACGAGCTATCGACAATAATTCATCCTGAAACCAAAACCAAGAACGATGGCTTCAACCTGCTGAGTGCCTTTCAAGGCCTCAGCTTCAGCACAGCGGTCCTCACAGGGAGGAAACGCAGCGGGACGCCTACTCCTGCACCAGCAAATGGGGGATCTTGTAAAATCATGTGA
- the LOC113032759 gene encoding retinol-binding protein 1-like isoform X3: MTKPNYSGTYHMVEQENVDAYLTDVNVALRKIVCMLKPTKEIIHDPETGAMKINTITTFKNFSMDFNIGKEFTEDLRIVDGRTCQTTVDWDGDKLVCVQRGEKEGRGWTHWLEGDKLHLEMRVQGVAAKQVFKKAE, encoded by the exons ATGACTAAACCTAATTACTCCGGCACCTATCATATGGTGGAGCAGGAGAATGTGGACGCCTACCTGACAG ATGTTAATGTTGCTTTGAGGAAGATCGTGTGTATGTTGAAGCCCACTAAAGAGATCATCCATGACCCAGAGACAGGAGCCATGAAAATCAACACAATCACTACCTTCAAGAATTTCAGCATGGATTTTAATATTGGAAAAGAATTTACTGAGGACCTGAGGATAGTGGATGGCCGTACCTGTcag ACTACAGTAGATTGGGACGGAGACAAGCTGGTTTGTGTACAGCGAGGCGAGAAAGAGGGACGAGGCTGGACGCACTGGCTGGAGGGCGACAAGCTGCATTTG GAAATGAGAGTTCAAGGCGTCGCAGCAAAGCAAGTCTTCAAGAAGGCTGAATGA
- the LOC113031905 gene encoding meiotic recombination protein REC8 homolog isoform X1 — protein sequence MFYYPTVLKRHTGCFSTIWLAATKGIKVPRRDFLKINVRSTCDDIINYVLERVAPPCPGLPRPRFSLYLSSQLQYGVVVVYHRQCAILLEELQSIVGQLVKQRTSQKIDMDDHSRPSLVLPDVLTLLEETDGAPDPLFGVMQLQDAMPSPSTLIQMSWEYLREASPEHPELISPAAALENGITVSPEAITLREAEPVGIPVTEFEGAELVDDHPDTIDFLLAQTDHFPEGDLEIPGEKVAAGEQEKEVEREEREGDLEKHGAKELTGSTLELQPTTLSSEEAILLPQEEPGLPAEKPPSDQLTPVSVPGLPAPPSAAKERERRLRSLELEDVASPEKKKRRRRQLIFFDPVTQLSQDDVQRQIDDSLTETRRPLLAPLSFQRILPAADLFNKPCTFLPEEVQFLWRQSATVTPLSGSDLQVGERGPESTDSEREREREMLEVPEREQVLREMAESEMLDISAQGALPLEGSDQREVSREISPLYLSEGSTLSRSISTLRDIPEVSDELPGRVAAESPRLLPELAEGEVEPLLFQSLLPPEVNRKTVSNVFQRLLASLSARKLRVEQDEPYGDIFIFRGSNYEEIHLPL from the exons ATGTTTTACTATCCCACAGTTTTAAAGCGTCACACAGGATGCTTTTCTACCATCTG GCTGGCAGCTACGAAAGGCATCAAGGTTCCCCGCCGGGATTTCCTGAAAATCAACGTTAGAAGCACCTG CGACGACATCATAAACTACGTGCTGGAGCGGGTCGCACCACCTTGTCCAGGTCTGCCCCGACCCCGATTCTCCCTCTACCTGTCCTCCCAACTTCAGTATGGTGTCGTTGTGGTCTACCACCGGCAGTGTGCTATTCTTCTGG AGGAACTTCAGTCCATTGTGGGACAGCTGGTCAAACAGAGAACCTCACAGAAAATTGATATGGATGACCACAGCAG ACCATCTCTGGTCCTGCCAGATGTCCTGACTCTGCTGGAGGAGACAGACGGAGCTCCTGACCCTTTATTTGGAGTGATGCAGCTGCAGGATGCCATGCCCAGCCCCAGTACACTAATACAG ATGAGTTGGGAGTATCTGAGAGAAGCTTCTCCTGAGCATCCTGAACTGATCAGTCCAGCTGCTGCACTGGAAAACG GTATAACCGTGTCTCCAGAGGCCATCACTCTGAGAGAGGCGGAGCCTGTTGGTATCCCCGTTACAGAG TTTGAGGGTGCAGAGCTGGTTGATGACCATCCAGATACTATTGACTTCCTGCTGGCACAAACAGATCACTTTCCAGAAG GAGATTTGGAGATACCGGGAGAAAAGGTGGCAGCAGGGGAACAAGAAAAAGAGGTGGAACGGGAGGAACGAGAGGGCGACCTGGAGAAACACGGAGCAAAGGAGCTCACAGGATCCACTCTAGA GTTGCAGCCCACTACTCTTTCCAGTGAGGAGGCTATTTTGTTGCCTCAGGAAGAGCCAGGCCTGCCCGCAGAGAAGCCCCCCTCAGACCAGCTCACTCCCGTCTCTGTGCCCGGCCTGCCTGCTCCGCCCTCTGCAGCAAAGGAACGTGAAAGGCGTCTAAGAAGTCTGGAGTTGGAG GATGTGGCTtcaccagagaagaagaagaggagaaggaggcaGCTGATCTTCTTTGACCCGGTGACGCAGCTCTCCCAGGACGATGTGCAGCGACAGATCGACGACTCTTTGACCGAGACGAGGCGACCACTCCTCGCCCCGCTTTCCTTTCAAAGGATCCTTCCTGCTGCTGATCTCTTCAACAAGCCCTGCACCT TCTTGCCTGAAGAGGTTCAGTTTCTATGGAGACAGAGTGCAACCGTCACACCCCTCTCGGGCTCGGACCTGCAAGTTGGGGAGCGAGGCCCCGAATCCACTGATtctgaaagggagagagagcgtgAGATGCTCGAGGTTCCCGAAAGAGAG CAGGTCCTCAGAGAAATGGCAGAATCAGAGATGCTTGATATTTCAG CCCAGGGTGCACTGCCACTGGAGGGCAGTGACCAGAGAGAGGTGTCTCGAGAGATCTCCCCCTTATATCTATCCGAAGG GTCCACTCTCTCCAGGTCTATTTCTACACTGAGGGACATCCCAGAGGTGTCGGACGAGTTGCCTGGGAGAGTAGCCGCGGAGTCACCTCG GTTGCTGCCAGAATTGGCCGAAGGTGAAGTAGAGCCTCTGCTTTTTCAGTCCCTCTTGCCGCCCGAGGTCAACCGCAAAACTGTCAGCAATGTTTTTCAGCGGCTTCTGG CATCTTTATCTGCCAGGAAGCTGCGTGTGGAGCAGGATGAGCCTTATGGTGACATCTTCATATTTCGTGGCTCCAACTATGAAGAAATACATCTGCCTTTGTAA
- the clk2b gene encoding dual specificity protein kinase CLK2b — protein MGKTELHSLFKGFLDCICLCLSRRSDRAANDSERDSENGHLIYKSGDVLEDRYEIVDTLGEGTFGKVVQCVDHSRGGNQIALKIIKNQDKYREAAKLEINVLEKISEKDPHNKHNCVQMLNWFNYYGHVCISFELLSLSTFDFLKSNNFLPYPINQIRHMAQQICHAVSFLHDNKLTHTDLKPENILFVNSDYSLIYNAEKKCNERRVNDTTVRLVDFGSATFDHEHHSVIISTRHYRAPEVILELGWSQPCDVWSIGCILFEYYKGFTLFQTHDNKEHLAMIERVQGPIPQRMIQRSRKQKYFHRGHLDWNECSKAGRYVKSKCKPLREYLLSHGREHHHFFDLLERMLEYEPSKRISLSSALCHPFFQPLHHPGRSQGWRNSCDMSR, from the exons ATGGGAAAGACAGAGCTGCATTCTCTGTTTAAGGGTTTTCTGGACTGTATTTGCCTCTGCCTTTCT AGAAGAAGCGACCGGGCTGCAAATGACAGTGAGAGGGACTCTGAAAATGGTCACCTGATCTACAAAAGTGGTGACGTCCTTGAAGACAGAT ATGAGATAGTCGACACTTTAGGTGAGGGGACCTTTGGGAAAGTGGTTCAGTGTGTGGACCACAGCAG AGGAGGAAATCAAATTGCATTGAAGATCATTAAGAACCAGGACAAATACAGAGAAGCAGCCAAATTGGAAATCAACGTCCTGGAGAAGATCAGTGAGAAGGATCCGCACAACAAACA TAACTGCGTGCAGATGCTCAACTGGTTTAACTACTACGGCCATGTGTGCATCTCCTTTGAGCTGCTGTCTCTCAGCACATTTGACTTCTTGAAATCAAACAACTTCCTGCCGTATCCAATTAACCAGATCCGACACATGGCCCAGCAGATCTGCCACGCTGTCAGCT TTCTCCATGACAACAAGCTGACTCACACTGACCTGAAGCCTGAGAACATCCTCTTCGTCAACTCGGACTACTCCCTCATATACAACGCCGAGAAG AAGTGCAATGAAAGGCGGGTAAACGACACCACGGTGCGGCTCGTCGACTTCGGCAGCGCCACCTTTGACCACGAACACCACTCTGTCATCATCTCTACTCGTCACTACCGAGCCCCAGAGGTCATACTTG AGTTGGGTTGGAGTCAACCGTGTGATGTGTGGAGTATCGGCTGCATCCTGTTTGAATACTACAAAGGGTTCACACTCTTCCAG ACTCATGACAACAAGGAGCATCTTGCTATGATAGAGAGAGTACAGGGACCGATTCCTCAGAGGATGATTCAGAGGAGCAG AAAGCAGAAGTATTTCCACCGTGGACATCTAGACTGGAACGAGTGCTCCAAAGCCGGACGCTACGTCAAATCCAAATGCAAGCCGTTAAGG GAATACTTGTTATCACACGGGAGAGAACACCACCATTTTTTCGATCTCCTAGAGAGGATGCTGGAGTACGAGCCCTCAAAGCGTATTTCTCTTTCCTCCGCTCTGTGCCATCCTTTCTTCCAGCCCCTCCATCATCCAGGAAGAAGTCAGGGGTGGAGGAACAGCTGTGACATGAGCAGATGA
- the LOC113032759 gene encoding retinol-binding protein 1-like isoform X1: MTKPNYSGTYHMVEQENVDAYLTGLDVNVALRKIVCMLKPTKEIIHDPETGAMKINTITTFKNFSMDFNIGKEFTEDLRIVDGRTCQTTVDWDGDKLVCVQRGEKEGRGWTHWLEGDKLHLEMRVQGVAAKQVFKKAE, encoded by the exons ATGACTAAACCTAATTACTCCGGCACCTATCATATGGTGGAGCAGGAGAATGTGGACGCCTACCTGACAGGTTTAG ATGTTAATGTTGCTTTGAGGAAGATCGTGTGTATGTTGAAGCCCACTAAAGAGATCATCCATGACCCAGAGACAGGAGCCATGAAAATCAACACAATCACTACCTTCAAGAATTTCAGCATGGATTTTAATATTGGAAAAGAATTTACTGAGGACCTGAGGATAGTGGATGGCCGTACCTGTcag ACTACAGTAGATTGGGACGGAGACAAGCTGGTTTGTGTACAGCGAGGCGAGAAAGAGGGACGAGGCTGGACGCACTGGCTGGAGGGCGACAAGCTGCATTTG GAAATGAGAGTTCAAGGCGTCGCAGCAAAGCAAGTCTTCAAGAAGGCTGAATGA